ATTTACCATCAACCTTAAAATCTACACTCTAATCCTCAACTCTCAACCCTATATCTTATAATCTTAATCCTAAATCATATATACTCAACCCTAAATGGAAAAGGAATGAGGAAGGGACAAGTATTTAGAGAGAAATGGGGATGGGGAAATAGAGACAAGTAGAGAGTGAAGTAGAGACAGGGAGGAGGGAGAGGTAAGAAGAGAAAGAGGTAAggagggagagaggggtgagagggGTGAGATAGAGAGAAGTGACAAccaaaggagggagggagagagagggtgagagggagacgtatgtagagagaggagaggggataTAGAGATAATTAGAGAaggaagatgtgtgtgtgtgtgtgtgtgtgtgagagagagagagagagagagagagagagagagagagagagagagagatctcggaggagataaagagagtgagtgACGTAATAGGATCTTATTGATGACTAAAATTTGACCAAGTCTGAAAATtcataagatcttctaaaacctagaatttgtattataactcctagagatctaaaaccactctcaaacatcctacaaatatatacatgaaatataacttaaaagtataagaaagaaaaaagacatattgacaaatacataatattttattttaaaaacataatatttaaattttaatatgtaatccttatttttaataaaacaaattGACTTATATCATACAAAGAACTAAATtttaattacaattatttatatttttttaataaaatgatgaACAATTATACATATCATtagatattttattaaattatgatTGACATGATATTTTTAtattcaaataataataaaaatattttccgTTAATagatcaaatttgaaaaaataactGACAACACTATTCATATATGCTTGATTGGTAGGTACACTATTCATATATGCTTGATTGTTAGGTCTTCTCTATTATTAGGTCTTCGCCCATCAGATATTAAAGCCTGTCGTCTAAGGGTTGAGCTATGATAGGGACATATAACTTACAGCACTTTACGACACACGCTACATAAACCTTCAACTGCCACGCAAACTTCTTCACTTTGCTGGAGCCAACAGATTCCGCGTAGACGCGTTATGGGTGGCCCCATGGCACTTTGATACCATTATGGGTGGCCCCATGGCACTTTGATAACTAAGTGGTATACGCAATTCGCAGTCACAAGGTCACATGGGCGTCCAATATTTTATTGCGCCGTTTAATGTACAGAGATGTTCTAGAGTAGGAGCTTTTTGTGTCTAAATATTTCTCTGTTGCTGCTCTGAGTTGAAATGAATTAAGTTTTCTGCAATTCAATTGCAATGGAGATTCAGATCGATAGGTTGAGTGACTTGCCTGACAATTTACTGTGCTGTAACATTCTTTCTCATCTCTCTTTGAAAGATATAATTCGCATCTCTGTTCTGTCTCACAGATGGAAAACCCTTTGGACAAACATTCCCCACATCGATTTTTCTGAGTCTGTCTTCGATTCAATCATATTACTTCTTTCCCACCTTGTGAAAATTCCAGACGTCAACCACCCAGTTAAGTACGTGGAAAATTTGATAAACAATATCCTTTCGCTTCACTCTGCCCCTCTTGAGAGTCTACGGTTTGATCTTTCCTTCCAGGAAGGTCAGAATCGATTAGGGGAAAAAGTACTGAACAAAGTGAGCATTGAGCGATGTATAAATCTGGCAGCTGTGAAGGGAGTGAAAAAAGTTGCTCTTCATTGCAGGGTAATGTGGGGGAGGCATTTACCACCTTCTCTGTTTGCCTGTGAGCTTTTGAGGGTTTTGGAAATTGAGGGTTTTTGGTTTACAGCAATACCTAGAGAGTTTAAGGGTTTTATGTTTTTAAAGGCTTGTTCGTTTTGGGAGGTTGCTGATTTGACTGATGAGAGACTGCAACAGCTCATAGCAGTGTGCCCACTTCTTGAGAAGTTGGTGATCAAGCGCTGTGCCAGCTTGTTTAATTTGAGCATCTGTGCACCCAATCTGATTTACTTGAACTTAGGAACTTCTTCTATAGAAAACGTTATAGCAGATTGCCCCCAGTTGGTCGAGATCAAAATAAAGGATTGTTTCATGTTGTGTAAATTTGAGCTTAATTCGTTCCCATTTCTGCAAGAAATGGAGGCATCGGAAATTTCAGCACTTACAGAGCTTCCAGCTATGAAATCCTTGAAAAAGTTGTCCCTTCGAATAGGGATAGATAGCCCATTTGGGGTCCTCGTCGGCACCTTTCCAGACCTTGAAGAGCTCAAAATCACAGACATTCTTATCCAGGTAAATCGTTTTTTGCTTTTGATATAAATACCTTTTTCACAGACATGTAGATTTTATATTATACTATAGCCCTTTTGGGGATGGCAGGACATGGCGACAGGGGAAGTGGCTGCAGACATGGCCTTTCCAAATCTGAAGAAAGCAGATGTACATATTTCATCAGACATATGGGGTCAAAAGGAAGTGGCTTTGTTGGATTTCTTTCTTGACAATGCTCCCAAGTTGAACTCTATGATTCTCTGCGAAACTCCAATTGGAACAACATTATTTACTGATCCAGAGTTCATGAGTCAGTTTACTTAGGATTTGGAATACAAATTTGTAGAATTGGGTTTCCACTGTATTGCCGTAGATTAGAAAGGTGGAGTAATACTGTGTAGAACAGGATAGATGATAAAGGAAATACATGTAAAGCTTGCAGCTTCTTTTAATGGTGGCTTACTACTAGATTTCAATGCCTTTGCATCTAGTAAGGGCACTTGTACAGCAGTGGTAATATTCTACTTTATATGGTCTTATAGAAGGGATGCTAGATTTTAAAGGAAACATATGTGTAGCTTTCAGCTTCTATTAATGGTGCCTTACCATTAGATTTCAATGCCTTTGGATCTAGGAAGGGCCCTTGTAAAGCAGTATTCGACTTTATATGGTCTTAGTTTTGATTCAGTAGATTTGATTAATAGTTGAAAGGGTATGTTATCATTTTCATCCCCTTATTCTGCTAGTCACTGAAAAATATGGTCTTACTTTTGATTCAGTAGATTTGATTAATAGTTGAAAGGGTATGTTATCATTTTCATCCCCTTATTCTGCTAGTCACTGAGGAATATATCAACTGAAAAACgtttcatcttcttcttttttctacCATAATTTTCTTTTCAGAATCTAAATGAAACTGGCTTCAAATAAAAGATACTCATGTATTCTCAATCTTTTTTAATACGGTGCCATTATAAACTACCTGTTGAAAGCAAGGACAACGAAACAAGCATGGTATCTTCTGCTTTCCATGTAGATATAGAATTATTTCACATTTATTCCAACTGAATAATTTTTTTGTGTATAGCAATATTCTATGCAAGGAACAAGGGCTTGTTGTCTTTTGCCCATGGCAATTTTCCATTTTAAGAACAAGTGATTGTTTAAATTGCTTCTCTTAGAGATGAAGTCATTTGGGAGTAGTATCAAATGGCAACTTTTAGCTGTCATAAATCTTCAGTGTTAAGGTTTCACACGATGACTTCTCAGCAAACGCTTTACCCTGTACATATTGCAGATCCAGCTTTTCTCAAAATTATGGTTCCTATGAATGAAGTATTGAACATTGCTTTTTCTCTGTTGTAGGCTTTGCAATAAGGTTTGACAGATTAAGTATACACCTGAGATTCCCTGTGAAATTAGTCATGAGTGGGTTCAGAGCTAAAAGATATAACAAGAGGGGTCTATAGTACAAAGATGCCCCTGGACTCCTCTTTTAATGATGCCCTTGACTTCTTGCTAGGAGTTGCCAAGACAGATAAATCGAGGGGTTAGCTGTCAAATAAGGCATCCATTATTAATTGACAACCCCTAGAAACACTgttttttttcaaaactttttttttaaatggggtAGATTTTGTGTACTTCATCATGATGCAAGTGGGTTTTTGTCTgaagtatttttttaatttc
This genomic stretch from Cryptomeria japonica chromosome 8, Sugi_1.0, whole genome shotgun sequence harbors:
- the LOC131054659 gene encoding F-box/FBD/LRR-repeat protein At5g56420 isoform X2, with the protein product MEIQIDRLSDLPDNLLCCNILSHLSLKDIIRISVLSHRWKTLWTNIPHIDFSESVFDSIILLLSHLVKIPDVNHPVKYVENLINNILSLHSAPLESLRFDLSFQEGQNRLGEKVLNKVSIERCINLAAVKGVKKVALHCRVMWGRHLPPSLFACELLRVLEIEGFWFTAIPREFKGFMFLKACSFWEVADLTDERLQQLIAVCPLLEKLVIKRCASLFNLSICAPNLIYLNLGTSSIENVIADCPQLVEIKIKDCFMLCKFELNSFPFLQEMEASEISALTELPAMKSLKKLSLRIGIDSPFGVLVGTFPDLEELKITDILIQDMATGEVAADMAFPNLKKADVHISSDIWGQKEVALLDFFLDNAPKLNSMILCETPIGTTLFTDPEFMSQFT
- the LOC131054659 gene encoding F-box/FBD/LRR-repeat protein At5g56420 isoform X1; translated protein: MEIQIDRLSDLPDNLLCCNILSHLSLKDIIRISVLSHRWKTLWTNIPHIDFSESVFDSIILLLSHLVKIPDVNHPVKYVENLINNILSLHSAPLESLRFDLSFQEGQNRLGEKVLNKVSIERCINLAAVKGVKKVALHCRVMWGRHLPPSLFACELLRVLEIEGFWFTAIPREFKGFMFLKACSFWEVADLTDERLQQLIAVCPLLEKLVIKRCASLFNLSICAPNLIYLNLGTSSIENVIADCPQLVEIKIKDCFMLCKFELNSFPFLQEMEASEISALTELPAMKSLKKLSLRIGIDSPFGVLVGTFPDLEELKITDILIQPFWGWQDMATGEVAADMAFPNLKKADVHISSDIWGQKEVALLDFFLDNAPKLNSMILCETPIGTTLFTDPEFMSQFT